A single Pangasianodon hypophthalmus isolate fPanHyp1 chromosome 27, fPanHyp1.pri, whole genome shotgun sequence DNA region contains:
- the prkrip1 gene encoding PRKR-interacting protein 1 homolog gives MAAAQKDSKPGKPLKKESQPLIIAKSPAEEQRLKLEKLMRNPDKPAPIPERPKEWTPRSAPEFVRDVMGSSAGAGSGEFHVYRHLRRREYQRQDFLDRMSEKQKLDEDYQEKMKENQQAAEDRTAKRRKKREKLKQKKLMAKKAKQEKTQAESDEEEESSASEKEEEEEETNEREDDAEEPSFVMGKR, from the exons ATGGCGGCGGCTCAGAAAGACTCGAAACCGGGGAAACCTTTAAAGAAGGAGTCACAGCCTTTAATAATCGCTAAAAGTCCTGCAGAGGAGCAGCGGCTCAAACTGGAGAAATTAATGCGCAACCCG GATAAACCGGCGCCGATACCGGAAAGACCGAAAGAATGGACTCCTCGCTCGGCCCCAGAGTTCGTGCGTGACGTCATGG GCTCCAGTGCCGGAGCAGGTAGCGGTGAGTTCCATGTCTACAGACACTTGAGGCGGCGCGAGTATCAGAGACAAGACTTTCTGGACCGGATGTCTGAAAAG CAAAAGCTGGATGAAGACTACCAggagaaaatgaaggaaaaccAGCAGGCTGCTGAGGACAGGACAGCCAAACGCAGGAAGAAGAG GGAGAAGCTCAAACAGAAAAAGTTGATGGCCAAGAAAGCCAAACAGGAGAAGACCCAAGCAG AAtctgatgaggaggaggagtccTCAGCGAgcgagaaggaggaggaagaggaggaaacGAATGAACGGGAGGATGATGCTGAGGAGCCCAGCTTTGTCATGGGAAAGAGGTGA
- the upk3b gene encoding uroplakin-3b — translation MKAFLVVCLVCMILLEIYASTLVEFTPTPSLDVAVPVTTKTVYLQKPFCFFDSVTDPTCTAANPCNVWLVAALSSATNIFDSNKSSSSFVTSSPYPTAFKPGMMNYFVTQTGSQDSFRCPVSGTTTSYFLVGAEGACSTTNCNGVLPEGSTMSFKYLLINSGNGLVAETKWSENITLQTIKNPDSLGSGYAGRSAAMVVITAILCVAAALLLLLLLIALILACCCRQVKTQSYEARRQPSVIGSLRIPSYDVHHLKNPSPYDNPAYEQDLKKRYTKTSTLPQKTTTVITTVQTNPPDTITLQKM, via the exons ATGAAGGCCTTCCTAGTAGTCTGTTTGGTGTGTATGATACTCCTTGAGATCTATGCAAGCA CTTTGGTTGAATTCACACCAACTCCTTCGTTAGATGTGGCCGTACCAGTCACTACTAAAACTGTGTACCTTCAgaagccattttgtttctttgaCAGTGTCACTGACCCAACCTGTACTGCGGCAAACCCATGTAACGTGTGGCTGGTGGCTGCACTGAGCTCGG CAACAAACATATTTGACAGCAACAAAAGCTCTTCAAGTTTCGTCACCTCCTCTCCGTACCCAACTGCTTTCAAACCTGGCATGATGAATTACTTTGTGACCCAAACTGGTTCTCAGGACAGTTTTCGCTGCCCAGTCTCTGGTACTACTACTTCCTATTTCCTAGTTGGAGCAGAAGGTGCTTGCAGTACTACTAACTGCAATGGTGTGTTGCCTGAAGGCTCTACTATGAG CTTTAAGTATCTTCTTATCAATTCAGGCAACGGACTTGTTGCAGAGACAAAGTGGTCTGAAAACATAACTCTCCAAACCA TAAAAAATCCAGACAGTCTTGGTAGTGGTTATGCTGGAAGGTCTGCCGCAATGGTGGTGATCACAGCAATTCTTTGTGTTGCTGCGGCTCTGCTTTTGCTATTGCTGCTCATTGCCTTGATACTGGCCTG CTGCTGCCGCCAAGTGAAAACACAGTCATATGAGGCGAGGCGTCAACCTTCGGTGATAGGATCCCTCCGTATCCCCAGCTACGATGTGCACCACCTGAAGAACCCATCCCCCTACGACAACCCTGCATACGAGCAAGACCTGAAGAAGAGGTACACCAAGACTTCCACCCTACCCCAGAAAACCACCACAGTCATCACCACGGTGCAAACCAACCCTCCGGACACCATCACTCtgcagaaaatgtga